The following are encoded together in the Drosophila biarmipes strain raj3 chromosome 3L, RU_DBia_V1.1, whole genome shotgun sequence genome:
- the LOC108028609 gene encoding diphosphoinositol polyphosphate phosphohydrolase 1 → MVKEKPNSTRIYDKDGFRRRAACICVKSENEAEVLLVTSSRRPELWIVPGGGVEPEEEPSVTAVREVLEEAGVVGDLGRCLGVFENNDHMHRTEVFVMNVTQELDEWEDSRSIGRKRQWFTIDDALSQLALHKPTQQHYLMQLQHSKTLDNTNRVVNATHPPKLTNAATPAASPTTA, encoded by the exons ATGGTCAAGGAGAAGCCCAACTCTACTCGTATCTACGACAAGGATGGATTCAGGCGACGGGCTGCCTGTATTTGCGTGAAATCCGAAAATGAGGCGGAG GTACTCTTGGTAACCTCCTCTCGTCGTCCGGAGCTGTGGATCGTTCCAGGAGGTGGTGTAGAACCCGAGGAGGAGCCGTCGGTGACCGCTGTCCGCGAAGTGCTCGAGGAAGCCGGCGTCGTTGGTGACTTGGGTCGCTGTCTGGGTGTTTTCGAG AACAACGACCACATGCATCGCACCGAGGTGTTCGTCATGAACGTGACCCAGGAACTGGATGAGTGGGAGGATTCGCGGAGCATCGGCCGCAAGCGCCAGTGGTTTACCATTGACGATGCACTTTCGCAGCTAGCGCTGCACAAGCCGACGCAGCAGCACTATCTGATGCAGCTGCAGCACTCGAAGACGCTGGACAACACGAACCGGGTGGTGAACGCCACGCATCCGCCCAAGTTGACCAATGCCGCCACCCCAGCCGCATCACCCACCACGGCATAA